The following coding sequences are from one Sphingomonadaceae bacterium OTU29LAMAA1 window:
- a CDS encoding cation diffusion facilitator family transporter — protein sequence MSQGLTARIRENIVLYGALAANLGIGVAKFVAAGITGSSSMLTEGVHSCVDSGNQILLLYGQHRARQKPDTIHPFGYGRELYFWAFVVAILIFAVGAGVSVYEGYLHIVEPEELSDPLVNYIVLVIAFALEGSSWFIAMREFRKAKGDSGWWRAIRQSKDPAGFIVLFEDSAALAGLVIAGIGVWASHAFADPRIDGVASIVIGLILGLVAVLLAREAKGLLIGERANPQVVETVRNIIARHPAVTAVNHVRTIHTAPDAIFVAVSADFVDSVTMGDGERLIEEMEDQLRIAVPMLSSIYIRPEKHENAATLATIRPPEQP from the coding sequence ATGAGTCAAGGACTGACCGCCCGCATCCGCGAGAATATCGTTCTATACGGTGCGCTCGCTGCCAATCTCGGGATCGGCGTCGCGAAATTCGTCGCGGCGGGTATCACCGGATCGTCGTCGATGCTGACCGAGGGCGTGCACAGTTGCGTCGACAGCGGCAATCAGATCCTGCTGCTCTATGGACAGCATCGCGCCAGGCAGAAGCCCGACACGATCCACCCCTTCGGTTACGGTCGCGAGCTTTACTTCTGGGCATTTGTCGTCGCGATCCTGATCTTCGCGGTCGGCGCCGGCGTATCGGTGTACGAAGGCTATCTGCACATCGTCGAGCCGGAGGAACTCAGCGATCCGCTGGTCAACTATATCGTCCTCGTCATCGCTTTCGCCCTCGAAGGATCGTCGTGGTTCATCGCCATGCGCGAATTTCGCAAGGCAAAGGGCGACAGCGGCTGGTGGCGCGCGATCCGTCAAAGCAAGGACCCAGCGGGCTTCATCGTCCTGTTCGAGGATTCGGCGGCACTCGCGGGCCTGGTCATCGCCGGGATCGGCGTCTGGGCAAGCCATGCATTCGCCGATCCGCGCATCGATGGCGTCGCCTCGATCGTCATCGGCCTGATCCTGGGTCTGGTTGCGGTACTTCTGGCGCGGGAGGCCAAGGGCCTGCTGATCGGCGAACGAGCCAACCCTCAGGTTGTCGAGACGGTGCGCAACATCATCGCCCGCCACCCGGCGGTGACGGCGGTGAACCACGTCCGCACGATCCACACCGCGCCCGATGCGATCTTCGTCGCGGTCAGCGCGGATTTCGTCGACAGCGTGACGATGGGCGATGGCGAGCGACTGATTGAGGAAATGGAGGACCAGCTCCGCATCGCCGTGCCGATGCTGAGCTCGATCTACATCCGCCCGGAAAAGCATGAAAATGCCGCGACGCTGGCGACCATCCGGCCGCCGGAGCAGCCGTGA
- a CDS encoding short-chain fatty acyl-CoA regulator family protein, translating into MADRKLFAGHAVRRLRRQAGLTQAAMAEVLAISSSYLNLVERNQRPLSAALLVKLAESYDFDPRALTAGEPGGGEAAMRRRLADPIFADLEIDRNEVGEWLAGAPGGAEAFARAYDKLGAGGGGGASEGVDPVAEVRREIERWRGHFADLDSAAEALADELRLGAGDLYGAIAERLRVKHQLTIRILPVDVMPDLLRRLDLHARQVQLSEVLDSASRTFAAAYQLAQIEARAEIEALAKGAAFADRSSERLFRRHLASYFAAAVMMPYARFLRACETTGYDLELLQRRFGAGFEQVAHRLTTLHRVGARGLPFFLIRIDRAGQCSKRFSGASASPLAEAEGRCPLWRLHHAFDRPGALAVQLVELEDKARWLTIARTVTPQRRRYGGVLAEFAVGIGVAAELGGALAVARGVDLKGDATPIGLGCRACHRTDCPQRSAPPAGRALLINERDRGVSGFTFAGD; encoded by the coding sequence GTGGCGGATCGGAAATTGTTTGCTGGCCATGCGGTGCGACGGCTGCGGCGACAGGCCGGGCTGACGCAGGCGGCAATGGCGGAGGTGCTGGCGATTTCGTCGAGCTATCTCAATCTGGTCGAGCGCAACCAGCGGCCGTTGTCGGCGGCGCTGCTGGTCAAGCTGGCCGAATCCTACGACTTCGATCCACGTGCCTTGACTGCGGGAGAACCGGGTGGCGGCGAAGCGGCAATGCGGCGGCGGCTGGCAGACCCGATATTCGCCGACCTTGAGATCGATCGGAACGAGGTGGGCGAATGGCTCGCCGGCGCCCCCGGCGGGGCGGAGGCTTTCGCGCGCGCCTATGATAAATTGGGTGCCGGTGGCGGTGGTGGCGCTTCGGAGGGCGTCGATCCGGTAGCGGAAGTGCGGCGCGAGATCGAGCGGTGGCGGGGGCATTTCGCCGATCTGGACAGTGCGGCGGAGGCGCTGGCAGACGAATTGCGGCTGGGGGCGGGCGACCTGTATGGTGCCATTGCCGAGCGGTTGCGGGTCAAGCACCAGCTTACCATCCGCATCCTGCCCGTCGATGTCATGCCCGACCTGTTGCGGCGGCTCGACCTGCATGCGCGGCAGGTGCAGTTGAGCGAGGTGCTCGATTCGGCGTCGCGGACCTTCGCCGCGGCGTATCAGCTCGCGCAGATCGAGGCGCGGGCGGAGATCGAAGCGCTGGCCAAGGGGGCGGCGTTTGCGGATCGATCGTCGGAGCGGTTGTTCCGGCGGCACCTCGCCAGCTATTTTGCGGCGGCGGTGATGATGCCGTACGCGCGGTTCCTGCGGGCATGCGAGACGACGGGATACGACCTCGAACTGTTGCAGCGGCGGTTCGGGGCGGGGTTCGAGCAGGTGGCGCATCGGCTGACAACGCTGCACCGGGTGGGTGCGCGGGGGCTGCCGTTCTTCCTGATCCGGATCGATCGGGCTGGGCAATGTTCGAAGCGGTTCTCGGGCGCGAGCGCCTCACCGCTGGCGGAGGCGGAGGGACGGTGCCCGTTGTGGCGGTTGCATCATGCCTTCGACAGGCCGGGGGCGCTGGCGGTGCAACTGGTCGAACTGGAGGACAAGGCGCGGTGGTTGACGATCGCGCGGACGGTGACGCCGCAGCGGCGGCGCTATGGCGGGGTGCTCGCCGAATTTGCGGTGGGGATCGGTGTCGCGGCGGAACTGGGGGGCGCGCTGGCGGTAGCGCGGGGGGTCGATCTGAAGGGGGATGCGACGCCGATCGGACTGGGGTGTCGTGCCTGCCATCGCACCGATTGCCCGCAGCGTTCGGCCCCGCCGGCGGGGCGGGCGCTGCTGATCAACGAGCGCGATCGGGGGGTGTCGGGGTTTACCTTCGCGGGCGACTGA
- a CDS encoding isocitrate lyase, protein MTYQQQIGTASQTIGAQATWGGIDAESVARMRLQNRFQTGLDIARYTAAIMRRDMAAYDADPAAYTQSLGCWHGFIGQQKMISIKKHFGTTDKRYLYLSGWMVAALRSDFGPLPDQSMHEKTSVPALIKELYTFLRQADARELSLLFRDLDHARDAGNEVEAQRLMQAIDNHQTHVAPIIADIDAGFGNAEATYLLAKKMIEAGACALQIENQVSDEKQCGHQDGKVTVPHEDFLAKVRACRYAFLELGVEDGIIVTRTDSLGAGLTKQIAVSKTPGDLGDQYNSYLDCEEVTDLSTINGDVIINRDGKLMKPKRLPSNLFQFREGTGADRCVMDCIASLQNGADLLWIETEKPHIEQIASMVDRIREVIPNAKLVYNNSPSFNWTLNFRQQVYDAWVEAGRDVSAYDRARLMSVDYDGTELGAEADERIRTFQKDAAARAGIFHHLITLPTYHTAALSTDNLAKEYFGDAGMLGYVKGVQRKEIREGIACVKHQNMSGSDIGDDHKEYFAGEAALKAGGAHNTMNQFAA, encoded by the coding sequence ATGACGTATCAGCAGCAGATCGGCACCGCCAGCCAGACCATCGGTGCGCAGGCGACCTGGGGCGGGATCGACGCGGAGTCGGTCGCGCGCATGCGCTTGCAAAACCGCTTCCAGACCGGGCTCGACATCGCGCGCTATACCGCCGCGATCATGCGCCGCGACATGGCGGCCTATGACGCCGATCCGGCGGCGTACACGCAGTCGCTGGGCTGCTGGCACGGCTTCATCGGCCAGCAGAAGATGATCAGCATCAAGAAGCATTTCGGCACGACCGACAAGCGCTACCTGTACCTGTCGGGCTGGATGGTCGCGGCGTTGCGCAGCGATTTCGGGCCGCTGCCCGACCAGTCGATGCACGAGAAGACGAGCGTGCCGGCGCTGATCAAGGAGCTGTACACGTTCCTGCGGCAGGCGGATGCGCGCGAGCTGAGCCTGTTGTTCCGCGATCTCGACCATGCGCGCGATGCGGGTAATGAAGTCGAGGCGCAGCGGCTGATGCAGGCGATCGACAATCACCAGACGCATGTCGCGCCGATCATCGCCGATATCGACGCCGGCTTCGGCAATGCCGAGGCGACGTATCTGCTGGCGAAGAAGATGATCGAGGCGGGAGCGTGTGCGCTCCAGATCGAGAATCAGGTCAGCGACGAAAAGCAGTGCGGCCATCAGGACGGCAAGGTCACCGTGCCGCACGAGGACTTCCTCGCGAAGGTGCGCGCCTGCCGCTACGCATTCCTGGAGCTGGGCGTCGAGGACGGCATCATCGTCACGCGTACCGACTCGCTGGGCGCGGGCCTGACCAAGCAGATCGCGGTGAGCAAGACGCCGGGCGATCTGGGCGACCAATATAACAGCTACCTCGATTGCGAGGAGGTGACCGACCTGTCGACGATCAACGGCGACGTCATCATCAACCGCGACGGCAAGCTGATGAAGCCCAAGCGGCTGCCGTCGAACCTGTTCCAGTTCCGCGAGGGCACCGGCGCGGACCGCTGCGTGATGGATTGTATCGCGTCGTTGCAGAATGGTGCGGATCTGTTGTGGATCGAGACGGAGAAGCCGCACATCGAGCAAATCGCATCGATGGTCGATCGCATCCGCGAGGTGATCCCGAACGCGAAGCTGGTCTACAACAATTCGCCGAGCTTCAACTGGACGCTGAACTTCCGCCAGCAGGTTTACGACGCGTGGGTCGAGGCGGGGCGTGACGTCTCGGCGTACGATCGGGCGCGGCTGATGTCGGTCGATTACGACGGGACCGAGCTGGGGGCGGAGGCGGACGAGCGCATCCGCACGTTCCAGAAGGACGCGGCGGCGCGGGCGGGGATCTTCCACCACCTCATCACGCTGCCGACCTATCATACCGCGGCGCTGTCGACGGATAATCTGGCGAAGGAGTATTTCGGCGACGCGGGCATGCTGGGGTACGTCAAGGGCGTGCAGCGGAAGGAGATCCGCGAGGGGATCGCGTGTGTGAAGCACCAGAACATGTCCGGGTCGGACATCGGTGACGATCACAAGGAGTATTTTGCTGGCGAGGCTGCGCTGAAGGCGGGCGGGGCGCACAATACGATGAATCAATTCGCGGCTTGA
- a CDS encoding aldo/keto reductase: MTAKRRLGSTDLQIAPLVLGGNVFDWTADRAASFAVLDAFVAGGGTMIDTADVYSAWVPGHSGGESEAMIGEWLKTSGKRDQVLIATKVGMLPGDGGEKLAPARIAAAAEASLKRLGTDRIDLYYAHQDDDAVPQDAVLEAFGKLIDAGKVRVLGASNFHAARLKSAVDAAKASGLPRYHVLQPEYNLVSRHKFEGELQDYCITENIGVLPYYGLASGFLTGKYRSKDDLGQSVRGGRMADLLEGKGAAVLKAMDSVAEETGATLAQIALAWLIAQEGVTAPIASATRVDQLEDLLPAMELKLTKNQLDRLDTAGA, from the coding sequence ATGACCGCCAAACGCCGCTTGGGCTCCACCGACCTCCAGATCGCGCCGCTGGTGCTCGGCGGCAACGTCTTCGACTGGACCGCGGATCGCGCCGCCAGTTTCGCCGTGCTCGACGCCTTCGTCGCGGGTGGCGGCACGATGATCGACACCGCCGACGTCTATTCCGCCTGGGTCCCCGGCCACAGCGGCGGCGAGTCCGAAGCCATGATCGGCGAATGGCTGAAAACGAGCGGCAAGCGCGACCAGGTGCTGATCGCCACCAAGGTCGGCATGCTACCCGGCGACGGCGGCGAAAAGCTCGCCCCCGCCCGCATCGCCGCCGCAGCGGAAGCGTCGCTCAAGCGACTCGGCACCGACCGCATCGACCTCTATTACGCGCATCAGGACGACGATGCCGTCCCGCAGGACGCGGTGCTCGAAGCGTTCGGCAAGCTGATCGACGCCGGCAAGGTCCGCGTCCTCGGCGCCTCCAATTTCCACGCCGCACGCCTGAAATCCGCGGTCGACGCAGCCAAGGCGAGCGGCCTGCCCCGCTATCACGTCCTCCAGCCCGAATATAACCTCGTCAGCCGCCACAAGTTCGAGGGCGAGTTGCAGGATTATTGCATCACCGAAAACATCGGCGTGCTGCCCTATTACGGCCTCGCCTCCGGCTTCCTCACCGGCAAGTACCGGTCGAAGGACGACCTTGGCCAGAGCGTCCGCGGTGGCCGCATGGCCGACTTGCTCGAGGGCAAAGGCGCCGCGGTGCTGAAGGCGATGGACTCGGTTGCCGAGGAAACCGGCGCAACGCTGGCACAGATCGCGCTGGCATGGCTCATCGCACAGGAGGGCGTGACGGCCCCGATCGCCAGCGCAACGCGGGTAGACCAGCTGGAAGACCTGCTCCCCGCAATGGAGCTGAAGCTGACCAAGAACCAGCTAGACCGCCTCGACACCGCCGGTGCCTAA
- a CDS encoding metalloregulator ArsR/SmtB family transcription factor — MTLALDIFRALADATRLRIFSLLRTMELSVGELAQVLGQSQPRVSRHVKILCDAGLAERRKEGSWVFVALGKAAATQPVAAAIDQWNKAEPDHWAVADAARLAAVRADRAASAAQWFEGHADEWDAIRSLHIAEDQVEAAMAGVLGDGPLGSLIDIGTGTGRMLEVFGGQADSALGIDRSSEMLRLARAKLHDRPNTELRQADLYALPMADGAADVAILHHVLHFAQQPGAAIAEAARVLGPGGRLLIADFAPHDREDLRTRDAHTRLGFADDQIAGWFGNAGLGLAQTETLKGGELTVTLWLGVKPGANLREVKAA; from the coding sequence ATGACCCTCGCGCTCGACATCTTCCGTGCCTTAGCCGACGCCACGCGGCTGCGCATCTTTTCGCTGCTGCGGACGATGGAGCTGTCGGTGGGGGAGCTGGCGCAGGTGCTGGGGCAGAGCCAGCCGCGGGTCAGCCGGCATGTGAAGATCCTGTGCGACGCCGGTCTGGCGGAGCGGCGCAAGGAGGGGAGCTGGGTGTTCGTCGCTTTGGGTAAAGCCGCCGCGACGCAACCGGTGGCGGCGGCGATCGACCAGTGGAACAAGGCCGAGCCCGATCATTGGGCGGTGGCGGATGCGGCGCGGCTGGCGGCGGTGCGCGCGGATCGCGCGGCGAGTGCGGCGCAATGGTTCGAGGGCCATGCCGACGAATGGGATGCGATCCGGTCGCTGCATATCGCGGAAGATCAGGTCGAGGCGGCGATGGCGGGGGTGTTGGGGGATGGGCCGCTCGGCAGCCTGATCGACATCGGCACCGGCACCGGGCGGATGCTCGAGGTGTTCGGTGGCCAAGCGGACAGCGCGCTGGGGATCGACCGGTCGTCGGAGATGCTGCGGCTGGCGCGGGCCAAGCTGCACGACCGGCCCAATACGGAATTGCGGCAGGCGGATCTGTACGCGCTGCCGATGGCGGATGGTGCGGCGGATGTCGCGATCCTGCATCACGTGCTGCACTTCGCGCAGCAGCCGGGAGCGGCGATCGCCGAGGCGGCGCGGGTGCTGGGGCCGGGCGGGCGGTTGCTGATCGCGGACTTCGCGCCGCACGATCGCGAGGATTTGCGGACGCGCGATGCGCATACCCGGCTGGGCTTTGCGGACGATCAGATCGCGGGCTGGTTCGGCAATGCCGGCCTTGGACTCGCGCAGACCGAGACGCTGAAGGGCGGGGAATTGACCGTGACATTATGGCTGGGCGTGAAGCCGGGCGCGAACTTGCGTGAGGTAAAAGCAGCATGA
- the metF gene encoding methylenetetrahydrofolate reductase [NAD(P)H], producing the protein MTISVNQLEEAQIALKAPLYADVAGDLDVSFEFFPPKTEKMEEQLWDAVRTLEPLAPSFVSVTYGAGGSTRERTHATVARIQRETSLAAAAHLTCVEATKAEIDQVAEEYWAAGVRHIVALRGDPPAAGAKFASHPGGYENAAALVAGLKRLHPFEISVAAYPECHPDSADMAADIDNLKAKFDAGATRAITQFFHEPETFFRYRDKVAAAGITAEIVPGIMPVTNFASVVRMSRMCGTEVPAWMARLFDGLEDHPAARQLIAATLAAELSRKLYAGGVKSLHFYTLNRAELAFAICHLLGVRSKPVAAVAAA; encoded by the coding sequence ATGACGATCTCGGTGAACCAGCTCGAAGAGGCGCAGATCGCGTTGAAGGCGCCGCTCTATGCGGACGTGGCCGGCGACCTCGACGTGTCGTTCGAATTCTTCCCGCCGAAGACGGAGAAGATGGAAGAGCAATTGTGGGACGCGGTGCGGACGCTGGAGCCGCTGGCGCCGAGCTTCGTGTCGGTGACCTATGGCGCGGGCGGTTCGACGCGCGAGCGTACGCATGCGACGGTGGCGCGGATTCAGCGCGAGACGTCGCTGGCGGCGGCGGCGCACCTCACCTGCGTCGAGGCGACGAAGGCGGAGATCGATCAGGTCGCCGAGGAATATTGGGCGGCGGGCGTGCGGCATATCGTCGCGTTGCGGGGCGATCCGCCCGCGGCCGGCGCGAAGTTCGCCAGCCATCCGGGCGGGTATGAGAATGCGGCGGCGCTGGTCGCGGGGTTGAAGCGGCTGCATCCGTTCGAGATTTCGGTTGCGGCTTACCCGGAATGCCATCCGGATTCGGCGGACATGGCGGCGGATATCGACAACCTGAAGGCGAAGTTCGACGCCGGCGCAACGCGGGCGATCACGCAGTTCTTCCACGAGCCCGAGACGTTCTTCCGCTATCGCGACAAGGTGGCGGCGGCGGGGATCACCGCGGAGATCGTGCCGGGGATCATGCCGGTGACCAACTTCGCCAGCGTCGTGCGGATGAGCAGGATGTGCGGGACCGAGGTGCCGGCGTGGATGGCGCGGCTGTTCGACGGGCTGGAGGATCATCCTGCGGCAAGGCAGCTGATCGCGGCGACGCTGGCGGCGGAATTGTCGCGCAAGCTGTATGCGGGCGGGGTGAAGTCGTTGCACTTCTATACGCTGAACCGCGCGGAGCTGGCGTTTGCGATCTGTCACCTGCTGGGTGTGCGATCGAAGCCGGTTGCCGCGGTGGCTGCGGCTTAA
- a CDS encoding homocysteine S-methyltransferase family protein, with product MTIRDTFLAEAAKRILITDGAFGTEIQNWKLSEADYAGSLGLTHDQKGNNDILALTKPEVPASIHRAYFEAGADIAETNTFSANRISQADYGAEHLVREINVESAAMARRIADEFQARDGRPRFVAGAIGPTNKTLSLSPDVNDPGYREIDFDHLKGVYREQIDALVEGGADFILIETVFDTLNAKAGIMATLDAADDLGRDLPLMLSMTLTDLSGRNLSGHTVEAFWHAVRHAKPVTIGLNCSFGAEQLRPHVKTLSEICDTLIMVYPNAGLPNELGAYDEEPATTAGLVGEWAQAGQVNVLGGCCGSTPAHIKAIADMARGVTPRKVPVPPVRTRLAGLEPFTMAA from the coding sequence ATGACCATCCGCGACACGTTCCTGGCCGAGGCCGCCAAGCGCATCCTGATCACCGACGGCGCGTTCGGGACGGAGATCCAGAATTGGAAACTGTCCGAAGCGGATTATGCCGGCTCGCTGGGGCTGACCCACGACCAGAAGGGCAACAACGACATCCTCGCGCTGACCAAGCCCGAGGTGCCGGCGTCGATCCATCGCGCGTACTTCGAGGCGGGGGCGGACATTGCCGAGACCAACACGTTTTCGGCGAACCGGATCAGCCAGGCGGATTACGGCGCGGAGCATCTGGTGCGCGAGATCAACGTCGAGAGCGCGGCGATGGCGCGCCGCATTGCCGATGAGTTTCAGGCGCGCGACGGGCGTCCTCGGTTTGTCGCGGGGGCGATCGGGCCGACCAACAAGACCTTGTCGCTGTCGCCCGACGTCAACGATCCGGGCTATCGCGAGATCGACTTCGACCATCTTAAAGGCGTGTATCGCGAGCAGATCGATGCGCTGGTCGAGGGGGGCGCGGACTTCATCCTGATCGAGACGGTATTCGATACGCTCAACGCCAAGGCGGGGATCATGGCGACGCTGGACGCCGCCGACGATCTGGGCCGCGACCTGCCGCTGATGCTGTCGATGACGCTGACCGATCTTAGCGGGCGCAACCTGTCGGGGCATACGGTCGAGGCGTTCTGGCATGCGGTGCGGCATGCCAAGCCGGTGACGATCGGGCTGAACTGTTCGTTCGGGGCGGAGCAGTTGCGGCCGCATGTGAAGACGCTGAGCGAGATTTGCGACACGCTCATCATGGTCTATCCCAATGCCGGGCTACCGAACGAACTGGGTGCCTATGACGAGGAGCCGGCGACGACCGCCGGGCTGGTCGGCGAATGGGCGCAGGCGGGGCAGGTCAATGTGCTGGGCGGGTGCTGCGGGTCGACGCCGGCGCATATCAAGGCGATCGCCGACATGGCGCGCGGGGTGACGCCGCGGAAGGTGCCGGTGCCGCCGGTGCGGACGCGGCTTGCCGGGCTGGAGCCGTTTACGATGGCGGCCTGA
- the metH gene encoding methionine synthase: MTTNSSAQFVNIGERTNVTGSAAFKKMIMAGDYTRAVEVARQQVENGAQVVDVNMDEGLLDAEFAMTTFLKLIAAEPDIARVPIMIDSSKWSVIEAGLKCVSGKPIVNSISMKEGEEAFLHYARRCMAYGAAVVVMAFDEVGQADTQERKVEICSRAYDLLMGIGFPPEDIIFDPNVFAVATGIEEHNNYGVDFIEACKAIKARCPHVHISGGLSNLSFSFRGNEPVRRAMHSVFLYYAIPAGMDMAIVNAGQLDVYDTIDPELRQACEDVVLNRDPEAGDRLVALAEKYRGTDAVAEKQAAEWRSLPVTKRLEYALVKGIDAHVVDDTEECRQQFARPIEVIEGPLMDGMNVVGDLFGSGKMFLPQVVKSARVMKKAVAHLLPFIEAAKELGAKGKGKIVMATVKGDVHDIGKNIVGVVLQCNGFDVVDLGVMVPWSKIIAAANENDADMIGLSGLITPSLDEMVTVAEEMKRAGMTMPLLIGGATTSKVHTALRISPAYDGPIVHVLDASRAVGVATTLVSDTQRDAYVLGIADEYEKVRIARANKGQNDLLPLAEARARGLKVDMALKAPPAAQPGVHRFDDWDLADLRGYIDWTPFFRAWELASNFPAILTDEVVGESATGLYEDAQAMLDRIIAEKWLTARGVAGLWACHRHDDDVWVYTEHRESHRSPDGASIPEGFHIPNLDRTQEATVRLPFLRQQIAKREGRANMCLADFIDPAGDWMGGFAVGIHGIEPHLARYKADHDDYNDILLKALADRLAEAFAERLHAHVRTDLWGYAPGEQLTNEALVREQYRGIRPAPGYPACPEHSLKRTLFDMLDAEANVGLELTESFAMLPTAAVSGFYFGHAEAEYFGVARIGQDQVADYATRRGVDVKQAERWLRPNLD; the protein is encoded by the coding sequence ATGACCACCAATTCCTCCGCCCAGTTCGTCAATATCGGCGAGCGCACCAACGTCACCGGATCGGCGGCGTTCAAGAAGATGATTATGGCGGGCGATTACACGCGCGCCGTCGAGGTCGCGCGTCAGCAGGTGGAGAATGGCGCGCAGGTGGTCGACGTCAACATGGACGAAGGGCTGCTCGACGCCGAATTCGCGATGACGACGTTCCTGAAGCTGATCGCCGCCGAGCCGGATATCGCGCGCGTGCCGATCATGATCGACAGTTCCAAATGGAGCGTGATCGAGGCGGGGCTGAAGTGCGTCAGCGGCAAGCCGATCGTCAATTCGATCAGCATGAAGGAGGGCGAGGAGGCGTTCCTGCATTACGCCCGCCGCTGCATGGCCTATGGCGCGGCGGTGGTCGTGATGGCGTTCGACGAGGTCGGGCAGGCGGATACGCAGGAGCGCAAGGTCGAGATCTGCAGCCGCGCCTACGACCTGCTCATGGGCATCGGCTTTCCGCCCGAGGACATCATCTTCGATCCCAACGTGTTCGCGGTGGCGACGGGGATCGAGGAGCATAACAATTACGGCGTCGACTTCATCGAGGCGTGCAAGGCGATCAAGGCGCGCTGCCCGCACGTCCATATCTCGGGCGGGTTGTCGAACCTGAGCTTCTCGTTCCGCGGCAACGAGCCGGTGCGACGCGCGATGCATTCGGTGTTCCTCTATTATGCGATCCCTGCCGGCATGGACATGGCGATCGTCAACGCCGGGCAGCTCGACGTGTACGACACGATCGATCCCGAGCTGCGGCAGGCGTGCGAGGACGTGGTGCTCAACCGCGATCCCGAGGCGGGCGACCGGCTGGTCGCGCTGGCGGAGAAGTATCGCGGCACCGATGCGGTCGCGGAAAAGCAGGCCGCCGAGTGGCGCAGCCTGCCGGTGACCAAGCGGCTGGAATATGCGCTGGTGAAGGGCATCGACGCGCATGTCGTCGACGATACCGAGGAATGCCGCCAGCAGTTCGCGCGGCCGATCGAGGTGATCGAAGGGCCGCTGATGGACGGCATGAACGTCGTCGGCGACCTGTTCGGCAGCGGCAAGATGTTCCTGCCGCAGGTGGTGAAGTCGGCGCGCGTGATGAAGAAGGCGGTGGCGCACCTGCTGCCCTTCATCGAGGCGGCGAAGGAGCTGGGCGCGAAGGGCAAGGGCAAGATCGTGATGGCGACCGTCAAGGGCGACGTCCACGATATTGGCAAGAACATCGTCGGCGTGGTGTTGCAGTGCAACGGCTTCGACGTGGTCGATCTGGGCGTGATGGTGCCGTGGTCGAAGATCATTGCGGCGGCGAACGAGAACGATGCCGACATGATCGGGCTGTCGGGGCTGATCACGCCGAGCCTCGACGAGATGGTGACCGTCGCCGAGGAGATGAAGCGGGCGGGCATGACGATGCCGTTGCTGATCGGCGGCGCGACGACATCGAAGGTGCATACCGCGCTGCGCATCTCGCCGGCTTATGACGGGCCGATCGTGCATGTCCTCGACGCCAGCCGTGCGGTGGGTGTGGCGACGACGCTGGTCAGCGATACGCAGCGCGATGCCTATGTGCTCGGGATCGCCGACGAATATGAAAAGGTGCGCATCGCGCGCGCCAACAAGGGGCAGAACGACCTGTTGCCGCTCGCCGAGGCGCGGGCGCGGGGGTTGAAGGTCGACATGGCGTTGAAGGCCCCGCCAGCGGCGCAACCGGGCGTGCACCGGTTCGACGACTGGGACCTTGCCGACCTGCGCGGCTATATCGACTGGACGCCGTTCTTCCGCGCGTGGGAGCTGGCGAGCAATTTCCCGGCGATCCTGACCGACGAGGTCGTCGGCGAGAGCGCGACCGGGCTATACGAGGACGCGCAGGCGATGCTCGATCGGATCATCGCGGAGAAGTGGCTGACCGCGCGTGGCGTCGCCGGGCTGTGGGCGTGCCATCGCCATGACGACGACGTCTGGGTGTATACCGAGCATCGCGAATCGCACCGCAGCCCGGATGGCGCGAGCATTCCCGAAGGGTTCCACATCCCCAACCTCGATCGCACGCAGGAGGCGACGGTGCGGCTGCCGTTCCTGCGCCAGCAGATCGCCAAGCGCGAGGGGCGGGCGAACATGTGCCTCGCCGATTTCATCGATCCGGCGGGCGACTGGATGGGCGGCTTCGCGGTCGGCATCCATGGGATCGAGCCGCATCTGGCGCGCTACAAGGCGGATCACGACGATTACAATGACATCCTGCTGAAGGCGCTGGCGGATCGCTTGGCGGAGGCGTTCGCCGAGCGGCTGCACGCGCATGTCCGCACCGATTTGTGGGGTTATGCGCCGGGCGAGCAGCTGACCAACGAGGCGCTGGTCCGCGAGCAATATCGCGGCATCCGGCCGGCGCCGGGTTATCCGGCGTGTCCGGAGCATTCGTTGAAGCGGACGCTGTTCGATATGCTGGATGCCGAGGCGAACGTCGGGCTGGAGCTGACCGAGAGCTTCGCGATGCTGCCGACGGCGGCGGTGTCGGGGTTCTACTTCGGGCATGCCGAGGCGGAGTATTTCGGCGTGGCGCGGATCGGGCAGGATCAGGTTGCGGACTATGCGACGCGGCGCGGCGTGGACGTGAAGCAGGCGGAGCGGTGGTTGCGGCCTAACCTGGATTGA